A genomic window from Qipengyuania oceanensis includes:
- the gloB gene encoding hydroxyacylglutathione hydrolase → MTAQDTWLEVHQFPCLSDNYGFLLHDPDSGETAAIDTPDGAEYLRQAEAKGWRITQIWNTHWHPDHAGGNKEIVEAHGATIVAPREVEKLSNIDTVVGNGDTVTLGAWEARVIDVSGHTNGHVAYYLPEAAMAFVGDSVFALGCGRMFEGEPQQFWDSLDRIRQLPPETTLYCAHEYTQANAKFALHADPDNVELQLYAKEIEAKRAKDEPTVPTQLARELKTNPFLRADHNAMRNRWGGTNPAETFAALRAAKDSF, encoded by the coding sequence ATGACTGCTCAAGACACCTGGCTCGAAGTCCACCAGTTCCCCTGCCTGTCCGACAATTACGGGTTCCTCCTCCACGATCCCGACAGCGGAGAGACGGCGGCGATCGATACGCCGGACGGCGCGGAGTACCTGCGCCAGGCCGAGGCGAAAGGCTGGCGGATCACGCAGATCTGGAACACGCACTGGCATCCCGATCATGCCGGTGGAAACAAGGAAATCGTCGAAGCGCATGGCGCGACGATCGTCGCCCCGCGGGAAGTCGAGAAACTGTCGAACATCGACACGGTCGTCGGCAACGGCGACACGGTCACGCTCGGCGCGTGGGAAGCCAGGGTGATCGACGTATCTGGCCATACCAACGGCCACGTGGCGTATTACCTGCCAGAGGCTGCCATGGCCTTCGTCGGAGACAGCGTATTCGCGCTGGGTTGCGGGCGCATGTTCGAAGGCGAGCCGCAGCAGTTCTGGGACAGCCTCGACCGCATCCGCCAGTTGCCGCCCGAAACGACACTCTATTGCGCGCATGAATACACGCAGGCCAATGCGAAGTTCGCTCTCCATGCAGATCCGGACAACGTCGAATTGCAGCTCTACGCGAAAGAGATCGAAGCCAAGCGCGCGAAGGACGAGCCGACCGTGCCGACGCAACTGGCGCGTGAGCTTAAAACCAATCCATTCCTGCGCGCCGACCACAATGCGATGCGAAACCGGTGGGGCGGGACCAATCCGGCAGAAACCTTCGCCGCCTTGCGCGCTGCAAAGGACAGTTTCTGA
- a CDS encoding NADPH:quinone oxidoreductase family protein, protein MRALRVESLSDDLSGVILAQLPVPERRPGEVLVRMRAASLNFPDLLMTQGKYQFKPEVPFTSGLEMAGEVVEADADSGFAVGDSVMGGAKTGGFAEYIALPASVLKPVPGAFDFRQAASFGAAYHTAYVALVEIGKVEAGQAVLIHGASGGVGLAACNLAKALGARVFATSGVESKLARIEAAVAPDAVFLAAGRFREDVQRVTDGTLCDIVFDPVGGHVFDESTRCVAFGGQLQVIGFTSGRIAEIATNIPLIKGFSVVGVRAGEYARRFPERGEAVSAAIRELAEQRKIAPVIDRVLPLDEWREGFDAMAGRDLVGKVVLEP, encoded by the coding sequence ATGCGCGCCTTGCGAGTCGAGAGCCTGTCGGACGACCTTTCCGGCGTGATTCTCGCCCAACTGCCCGTTCCCGAACGCAGGCCGGGCGAAGTGCTGGTCCGCATGCGCGCTGCCTCGCTCAACTTTCCCGACCTGCTGATGACGCAGGGCAAATACCAGTTCAAACCTGAAGTGCCCTTCACCAGCGGGCTGGAGATGGCCGGCGAAGTCGTCGAAGCCGATGCCGACAGCGGTTTCGCCGTTGGTGATTCGGTCATGGGCGGCGCGAAGACCGGCGGTTTTGCCGAGTACATCGCCCTACCCGCCTCTGTACTGAAGCCGGTCCCCGGTGCCTTCGACTTCCGCCAGGCCGCCAGCTTCGGCGCTGCCTATCACACGGCCTATGTCGCGCTCGTCGAGATCGGCAAGGTCGAAGCAGGGCAAGCCGTGCTGATCCATGGCGCGAGCGGGGGTGTGGGCCTTGCCGCCTGCAACCTGGCCAAGGCACTGGGCGCCCGGGTTTTCGCGACCAGCGGCGTCGAGAGTAAGCTGGCGCGGATCGAAGCCGCGGTCGCGCCGGACGCGGTGTTTCTGGCCGCAGGCAGATTTCGCGAAGACGTCCAGCGCGTGACCGACGGGACACTGTGCGACATCGTGTTCGATCCGGTCGGCGGCCACGTGTTCGACGAGAGCACTCGCTGCGTTGCATTCGGTGGCCAGCTACAGGTGATCGGCTTCACCAGCGGACGGATTGCCGAGATTGCGACCAACATTCCGCTTATCAAGGGATTTTCGGTCGTCGGAGTCCGCGCCGGCGAATACGCTCGGCGATTCCCGGAGCGCGGCGAAGCCGTCTCCGCTGCTATCCGCGAGTTGGCCGAACAGCGCAAGATCGCGCCGGTGATCGATCGGGTGCTGCCGCTGGACGAATGGCGCGAAGGCTTCGATGCGATGGCCGGACGCGACCTGGTCGGCAAGGTCGTCCTCGAGCCGTGA
- a CDS encoding ATPase has translation MPQFDFENVFIPQLFWLGLFFIILYFGVIKTTLPRLGKVMTERENTIEGDLAQARAAKDSADELGESYRAQLAANREAARAAITAAKEDAALAGEKRLKAADGRLDKKVAEAEARIAAAKAESGESLRQVAAESAQAIVAKLTGQEPGIDAAYAKVDAAMAARN, from the coding sequence ATGCCTCAATTCGACTTCGAGAATGTGTTCATTCCCCAGCTGTTCTGGCTGGGGCTGTTCTTCATCATCCTGTATTTCGGGGTGATAAAGACGACCTTGCCGCGTCTCGGCAAGGTCATGACCGAACGCGAAAACACGATCGAGGGTGATCTGGCGCAGGCCCGTGCGGCAAAGGACAGCGCCGACGAACTCGGAGAATCCTACCGCGCACAGCTCGCTGCCAATCGGGAAGCGGCACGCGCCGCGATCACGGCGGCGAAGGAAGACGCGGCACTGGCGGGCGAGAAGCGGCTCAAGGCTGCCGACGGCCGGCTGGACAAGAAGGTTGCCGAGGCCGAGGCGCGCATCGCTGCCGCCAAGGCGGAATCGGGCGAATCCCTGCGCCAGGTCGCTGCGGAAAGCGCCCAGGCGATCGTCGCCAAGCTGACCGGCCAGGAACCGGGCATCGATGCCGCTTATGCGAAGGTCGATGCGGCGATGGCCGCTAGGAACTAG
- a CDS encoding F0F1 ATP synthase subunit C, giving the protein MDAESARVIGAGLAAIGAGLAAIGVGAIFGQYLNGALRNPEADAKMGGRLIFGFAVTEALGLIAAVVALALAFS; this is encoded by the coding sequence ATGGACGCTGAATCAGCACGGGTAATTGGTGCGGGCCTCGCCGCGATCGGTGCGGGTCTTGCCGCGATCGGTGTGGGTGCCATCTTCGGTCAGTACCTCAACGGCGCGCTTCGCAATCCCGAAGCGGATGCCAAGATGGGCGGCCGCCTGATCTTCGGCTTCGCCGTGACCGAGGCTCTCGGCCTCATCGCGGCCGTTGTCGCGCTGGCGCTCGCCTTCAGCTAA
- a CDS encoding F0F1 ATP synthase subunit A: MAGPMQQFEVVTMQPLEAGGYDLSFTNSSLWMAIALGVIAVFMFVGTARPQLVPGRWQAAVEYVYDFVRGMLDENVGPEGRRYAPLIFSIFIFVLICNLLGMLPWVGAFTPTSHISVTLGLAFLVFIVVCIVGFARHGLHFFSLFWPKDANIFLGLFVFVIEVLSFLSRPFTLAIRLFANMTAGHVLLKVFGTFVITLGSFQALPYVFGILPLAVNVALTALELLIAVVQAYVFALLASLYLNDAVNLH; this comes from the coding sequence ATGGCCGGCCCAATGCAACAGTTCGAAGTCGTCACCATGCAGCCGCTGGAAGCGGGCGGGTACGACCTGTCGTTCACCAACAGCTCGCTGTGGATGGCGATCGCGCTCGGCGTCATCGCCGTCTTCATGTTCGTCGGCACGGCGCGTCCGCAGCTCGTTCCGGGCCGCTGGCAGGCCGCGGTCGAGTACGTGTACGATTTCGTGCGCGGGATGCTCGACGAGAACGTCGGTCCGGAAGGGCGCCGCTATGCGCCGCTGATATTCTCGATCTTCATCTTCGTGCTGATCTGCAACCTGCTCGGCATGTTACCCTGGGTCGGCGCATTCACGCCCACCAGTCACATTTCCGTGACGCTCGGCCTCGCCTTTCTCGTCTTCATCGTGGTCTGCATCGTCGGCTTCGCGCGCCACGGCCTGCATTTCTTCAGCCTCTTCTGGCCAAAGGATGCCAACATCTTCCTCGGCCTGTTCGTATTTGTGATCGAGGTGCTGAGCTTCCTCTCGCGCCCGTTCACCCTGGCCATCCGACTGTTCGCCAACATGACCGCCGGTCACGTGCTGCTGAAGGTCTTCGGTACATTCGTCATCACGCTCGGAAGCTTCCAGGCGCTGCCCTACGTGTTCGGTATCCTGCCGCTGGCCGTCAATGTCGCGCTGACCGCGCTGGAACTGCTGATCGCGGTCGTCCAGGCTTACGTTTTCGCTCTGCTCGCGTCGCTGTATCTCAACGACGCGGTCAATCTTCACTAA
- a CDS encoding AtpZ/AtpI family protein, translated as MANSNGNNGSDDLDRRISEARDKHDRGATRAEGNAETKGWAVGIEFVGAILVSGFIGWAIDNWSGLGTAPWGMIVFLVLGFAAGVRRAMKTSAQFDSDPSNDPKNEG; from the coding sequence TTGGCGAACAGCAACGGAAACAATGGCTCCGACGATCTCGATCGTCGCATTTCCGAAGCACGGGACAAGCACGATCGTGGTGCGACCCGCGCGGAAGGCAATGCGGAGACGAAGGGCTGGGCCGTGGGCATCGAATTCGTCGGTGCGATCCTGGTGTCCGGCTTCATCGGCTGGGCGATCGACAACTGGTCGGGCCTCGGCACCGCTCCCTGGGGCATGATCGTTTTCTTGGTGCTCGGATTTGCCGCCGGCGTGCGCCGCGCGATGAAGACCAGCGCGCAGTTCGACAGCGACCCCTCCAACGATCCGAAGAACGAAGGATAA
- a CDS encoding YdbL family protein, whose product MNFVTKRWAKGAIAATLAATALGGVAAPAFAQRDPAYDAARSSGKVGEKMDGYLGIVGPATAELQRLVNDINIKRRAVYAEKAQAANATLEEYALTAGCIAIARTSPGEKYQAPDGSWQTRTTAPPQRDSRCPA is encoded by the coding sequence ATGAACTTTGTGACCAAACGATGGGCGAAGGGCGCGATTGCCGCCACGCTCGCCGCGACCGCACTCGGCGGCGTTGCGGCGCCCGCTTTCGCGCAGCGCGATCCGGCCTACGACGCGGCACGCTCGTCCGGCAAGGTCGGGGAAAAGATGGATGGCTATCTCGGCATCGTCGGCCCCGCGACTGCGGAACTTCAGCGGCTCGTCAACGACATCAATATCAAGCGCCGCGCGGTCTACGCCGAGAAGGCTCAGGCGGCGAATGCGACGCTGGAGGAATATGCGCTGACCGCCGGTTGCATCGCGATCGCGCGCACGTCTCCGGGCGAGAAATACCAGGCGCCCGACGGGAGCTGGCAGACGCGGACCACCGCGCCGCCGCAGCGCGACAGCCGTTGTCCCGCCTAA
- a CDS encoding YnbE family lipoprotein has protein sequence MTNAELTGAAPAATLYAMRESGAGARMRKVMIPSAVAGAIALAGCVTVNAPEEPIVIELNINIRQEVIYRLAEDAGNTIEENQDIF, from the coding sequence ATGACCAATGCCGAATTGACCGGAGCTGCGCCTGCTGCGACACTTTATGCCATGAGGGAAAGCGGGGCAGGGGCGCGGATGCGGAAAGTGATGATACCGTCGGCTGTCGCCGGGGCGATCGCCTTGGCAGGATGCGTGACGGTCAACGCGCCGGAAGAGCCGATCGTGATCGAGCTCAACATCAATATCCGGCAGGAAGTGATTTACCGGCTAGCGGAAGATGCCGGCAACACGATCGAAGAGAACCAGGACATTTTCTGA